A single window of Nicotiana sylvestris chromosome 3, ASM39365v2, whole genome shotgun sequence DNA harbors:
- the LOC138888231 gene encoding uncharacterized protein has product MGIAMLKVWNKLKMLKGDLKQLNNQEFSSSGHKIQVARNKLEGTQAQMTIPGNDNEAKNHIGRLINNAGQILQSTNEVRGHTEFLQKATWYSNFTITSGHPRDHVQSGYMLSRQQKLQLIKLVTREEGKKAILDINNIKAPGYDGYNSYFFKKTWYILGDKVTAAVMEFFENVEMCKAINCCTTITLIPKVKNPTSIKEFMPISCCIVLYKIISKVLTARL; this is encoded by the exons ATGGGAATTGCAATGCTAAAGGTGTGGAATAAGCTCAAAATGCTAAAAGGAGATCTAAAGCAGCTGAACAATCAAGAATTTAGTAGTAGCGGGCACAAGATTCAAGTAGCAAGGAACAAATTAGAAGGTACACAGGCTCAAATGACAATTCCAGGGAATGACAATGAG GCAAAGAATCATATTGGCAGACTAATCAACAATGCAGGGCAAATACTCCAAAGTACAAATGAAGTAAGAGGACATACTGAATTTCTACAAAAAGCTACTTGGTACAGCAACTTCACAATTACCAGTGGTCATCCTAGAGATCATGTGCAGAGTGGTTATATGTTGAGCAGGCAGCAAAAGTTACAGCTAATCAAGCTAGTTACTAGAGAGGAAGGAAAGAAAGCAATACTGGACATTAATAATATTAAAGCACCGGGATATGATGGATATAACTCATATTTCTTCAAGAAGACATGGTATATTCTGGGTGATAAGGTTACTGCAGCAGTGATGGAGTTCTTTGAAAATGTAGAAATGTGTAAAGCCATTAACTGTTGCACCACTATTACCTTGATACCTAAAGTAAAGAACCCAACTAGCATCAAGGAGTTCATGCCTATATCTTGTTGCATTGTACTCtataagataatatcaaaagtcCTAACAGCAAGATTATAG